The Marivirga salinae DNA window TGTTAATTTGTTCTCCTTTACTGAAACCCGTCACCGTTACTACTTCAAGAATAGAGTCATTTTTGATTTCTTGTGCATTACTAAAGCTAACTAAGTTTAAAATGCAGGCGAAAACAATTAAAAATTTATGCATGAAGGTTATTAAAAATGTTGTGTGATGTTTTTACAACAGCGCTAAAGTAAAAGGGTTTTGATTATTAGGATTACCAGCTTCCACCAGCACCACCGCCTCCGGTCATTCCGCCACCGAAGCCGCCAAAACCACCGCCTCCACCACCGAAGCTACCTCCTCCGGAATTGAAGTCACCGAAAGAACCACCGTGGCTTCTGCCGCCACTGCCTAAAAGCATCATCAAAGTTAGCATACCCATGCTTCCGCCTCCCATATGGTGATTTCTTACTCTGCGAATACGAGAAATAATCGTAATAATGATAAAGAAAAATATTAAAAAAGCACCTAATCCAATTCCCTTGCCTGCATCATTATCTGCTATTTTATCAGCCGTATATTTCCCAGCAGCCAAGTCAAAAATTATAGTAGTAGCTTCATCCAATCCTTTATAATAGTTATTGTTACGGAACGCAGGTTTCATATATTCATTAATGATGGTGCTGGCTGCTCCATCAGGCACTACATCTTCCAATCCATAGCCGGTATTGATAAACATTTTTTTGTCTTGCATGGCAACGGTAATCAACAAACCATTGTCTTTACCAGCCTCACCAATTTTCCATTTATCAAAAACCTCAACACCAAACTGATTAGGATCATATTGACCATAAGTAGGCACTATTAAAATAGCAACTTGAGTAGAAGTGCTATCATTATATGCAACAAGTTTTCGCTCTAATTGCTGTTGCTCTCCTTTGTTCAGGGTATTTGTTAAATCATTCACCAACTTGGGTGGATTTGGTCTTGAAGGTATTTCATCCTGTGCAAAAACAGAAGTTGCCAAGAATAATGCTATGATAGAAAAGTATATATTTTTCATGCTAGTAGTTTACTGTAATTTGAGGGTTGAAGTTACGATGCAATTATCTTTTTTTAGAATATTTTACTTAAATTTAAAGCTATTTCATTTAGTAATTAGCTAAATATATTAGTATTTTAGCGATGTGAATTCATCTCAACACATAAAAGGAAGAGGCGCTCAACAACAGCTTTCCAATTCATTTTCTAAACAAGAATTTACTACGGAATGGGATGAGGGCGTGGATGAATATACTCATTTAGATAAACCCACCACTCAAATATTTTACGAACTTCCGAAAAAGATCATCAATAAAGTCAGCAGCCCTGATGTGGGCATGGAATATTCCATAAATCCCTATCAGGGTTGTGAGCATGGCTGTGTTTATTGCTATGCCCGTAATTCCCATGAATATTGGGGTTGGGATGCAGGCCTAGATTTCGAATCAAAAATTATTGTTAAAAAGAATGCGCCTCAATTACTTGAAAAAGAACTTTTAAATCCTAAATGGAAAGTGAAACCTATAGTGCTTTCCGGCAATACAGATTGTTATCAGCCATTGGAAAGAAAGCTGAGGATTACGAGAAGTCTATTAAAAGTAATGGCAAAATATCGACATCCTGTGGGAATCATCACCAAAAACACGGGCTTTTTAGAGGACTTGGATGTATTGGAAGATTTAGCCAAAGACAATTTGGTTCGCGTTATTTTATCAATTACAAGCTTGGATGAAAAGCTCAGGTCAGTTCTGGAACCCAGAACAGCTTCCTCCATAAAAAAACTGCAAGCCATCAAAATTTTGAGTGAAAAAGGAATTCCTGTTTCTATTATGAATGCTCCAATTATACCAGGTTTAAACCATACTGAAATTCCTGAAATCATAAAACGTGCTGCAGAAAATGGAGCTACTGATGCAGGTTATACGGTGGTTCGACTGAATGGCAGAATAGCGGAAATCTTCAAAAAATGGCTGGAGAATTATTTTCCTGATCGATTTGAAAAAGTATGGCATCAAATTGAGAATCTTCATCAAGGAAAAGTAAATGACTCCAATTGGGGACAAAGAATGAAAGGACAGGGAGCTGAAGCTGATATGATCAATCAACTTTTTCATATGGCAAAGAAAAAATATATGAAAGGGGGAGGAAAAATTCAGTTAAACACTTCCGCTTTCAGAAGAGGTGGTGCTTATCCATTATTTTGACTCAATCAACCTGCTATTGAATCATATTTTAGTATTTTTGATTTATGACATTTCTAAAAACATCTGTTTTATCCTTTTTATTCATTCTGCCATCACTTGTTTTATCTCAGACTACCACGGTAGAATTTCAAGTGAATATGAATGAGCAAATCACTCAAGGAAATTTTAACCCAAATACAGATTTTGTTGATATAGCGGGTTCATTTAATGATTGGGGAAGTCCCGCTTTAGTCTTAAATGATGATGATAGTGATGGGATTTATGCGGCAACTGAATCTTTTAATATTGGTCAGCAAATTGAATTAAAAGCTAGAATAAATGGAAGTTGGGGTGGTACTGAAGAATTTCCAAATGGTGGTTCTAACCGTTCTTTCACTATTGAAGAAAATGATGTGATAGAATTTTGGTACAATGATGAGGTTCCCGACAATGTACTTCAGGTAAATATTGCGGCTTCTTCAAATTTCGCTATCCCAGGCGAAGTAATTCAATTCACAGATTTATCAAATGGTAATCCTACTACTTGGGAATGGAATTTTACTGGGGGTACTCCCACTTTTAGCACAGAACAAAATCCTGTGGTTAGTTATGCCAATGAAGGAAGTTTTGATGTGAGTCTTACAATTCAAAATGCTGATGGAGAAATAGAAACTAAAGTATTTGAAAACTTCATCACCATAGGAAATACGGATACCTACTGGTGGAATGAGGCGGTCTTTTATGAAATATTTGTCCGAAGTTTTTATGATTCTGATGGTGATGGAATTGGTGATTTTCAGGGATTAATTCAAAAATTGGATTACCTAAATGATGGAAATCCTGCAACTCATCTTGATTTAGGTGTTAATGGCATTTGGTTAATGCCTATTCATCAGTCCCCCAGCTATCATGGATATGATGTGATAGACTACAGAGAAATTGAGAGTGATTATGGTTCTAATGAGGATTTTAAGGAATTTATAGCAGCAGCTCATGAAAGAGGCATAAAAGTAATCATTGATTATGTGATGAACCATAGCTCCAGTGAACACCCATGGTTTAGAGACTCTAAAAACTCTTCAAGTGAAAAAAGAAATTGGTACGTTTGGGAAGATACCAACCCGGGTGGAAGTGGTCCTTGGGGGCAAAATGTTTGGCACCAAAGCAATGGAGATTATTATTATGGTCTTTTCTGGGGTGGAATGCCAGATTTGAATTATGAAACTCCTGCAGTAAAGGAAGAAATGTTTGATATTTCCACTTTCTGGTTGGAAGAAATGAATGTGGATGGCTTCCGTTTAGATGCCGTAAAATATATTTATGAAACAACAGAAGGCTTGGAAGATGTTCCTGAGACTTTTCAGTTTTGGAAAGATTTCAGATCACATTATAAAGCAATAAATCCAAATTCATTTTCTGTTGGAGAGGCATGGACCTCCACAAATAAGGCGAGAGAATATGTTGGTAATGATGGTTTAGATTATGTTTTCGAATTTGACTTGGCAAATAGTATTATCGCTGCTGTCAGTAATGAAAATGCAGATGGTTTAATTTCAAAATCACAGGAAGTAATGGGCAGCTATCCATATTTACAGTTTGGGACATTTTTGACCAACCATGATATGGACAGAGTGATGAATGTCTTAAATAGCGATCAAGCCAAAGCCAAGCAAGCAGCAGAATTACTATTAACTTTGCCAGGGATTCCTTATCTCTATTATGGGGAAGAAATTGGAATGTTAGGTCAAAAGCCTGATGAAGATATCCGATTGCCAATGCAATGGAGCAATACTTCCAATGCCGGCTTTACAACTGGCAGCCCATGGCGTGCACCAGAGTCAGATTATCCCGATAAGAATGTGGCTGACCAACAAACAGAACCTACGTCTCTCTGGAGAACTTACCAAGATGTGATTTCAACTCGAAATACCCAACAAGCTTTGAAAACAGGAAATTACAGCGTTATCACTTCATCTGACAACTCTATATTTAGCTTTATCCGACAAGAAAATGAAGCACAAATTATTGTAGTTGCTAATTTGACCGGTGAAAACAAAAGCAATGTTGTATTGAATTCATCAAGCTCCAGTTTAATTGCTGGAGGTTACCAATTGGTAGATTTGCTCAGTGGAAATCAAGTAAGTTCGACCATCAATTCTGGTGGTAGCTTCAATTTGGAAATAGCCGAAATGGAAGCTCATTCAACTCATATTTATAAATTGATGACAGCTGAAGAAACCACTACATCGGTTGAATTTATGGTGGATATGAATGATTTAATTGAAAATGAAGGCTTTGACCCAAATTCAGAATCAGTGATTCTAATTTCAAGTGAAAATGCTATGGGAGCTGAAGAACAGATTTTAAATGATGAAGATCATGATGGAATTTATACACTTGCTTTAGCAGATCTTAAC harbors:
- a CDS encoding PA0069 family radical SAM protein yields the protein MNSSQHIKGRGAQQQLSNSFSKQEFTTEWDEGVDEYTHLDKPTTQIFYELPKKIINKVSSPDVGMEYSINPYQGCEHGCVYCYARNSHEYWGWDAGLDFESKIIVKKNAPQLLEKELLNPKWKVKPIVLSGNTDCYQPLERKLRITRSLLKVMAKYRHPVGIITKNTGFLEDLDVLEDLAKDNLVRVILSITSLDEKLRSVLEPRTASSIKKLQAIKILSEKGIPVSIMNAPIIPGLNHTEIPEIIKRAAENGATDAGYTVVRLNGRIAEIFKKWLENYFPDRFEKVWHQIENLHQGKVNDSNWGQRMKGQGAEADMINQLFHMAKKKYMKGGGKIQLNTSAFRRGGAYPLF
- a CDS encoding alpha-amylase family glycosyl hydrolase — encoded protein: MTFLKTSVLSFLFILPSLVLSQTTTVEFQVNMNEQITQGNFNPNTDFVDIAGSFNDWGSPALVLNDDDSDGIYAATESFNIGQQIELKARINGSWGGTEEFPNGGSNRSFTIEENDVIEFWYNDEVPDNVLQVNIAASSNFAIPGEVIQFTDLSNGNPTTWEWNFTGGTPTFSTEQNPVVSYANEGSFDVSLTIQNADGEIETKVFENFITIGNTDTYWWNEAVFYEIFVRSFYDSDGDGIGDFQGLIQKLDYLNDGNPATHLDLGVNGIWLMPIHQSPSYHGYDVIDYREIESDYGSNEDFKEFIAAAHERGIKVIIDYVMNHSSSEHPWFRDSKNSSSEKRNWYVWEDTNPGGSGPWGQNVWHQSNGDYYYGLFWGGMPDLNYETPAVKEEMFDISTFWLEEMNVDGFRLDAVKYIYETTEGLEDVPETFQFWKDFRSHYKAINPNSFSVGEAWTSTNKAREYVGNDGLDYVFEFDLANSIIAAVSNENADGLISKSQEVMGSYPYLQFGTFLTNHDMDRVMNVLNSDQAKAKQAAELLLTLPGIPYLYYGEEIGMLGQKPDEDIRLPMQWSNTSNAGFTTGSPWRAPESDYPDKNVADQQTEPTSLWRTYQDVISTRNTQQALKTGNYSVITSSDNSIFSFIRQENEAQIIVVANLTGENKSNVVLNSSSSSLIAGGYQLVDLLSGNQVSSTINSGGSFNLEIAEMEAHSTHIYKLMTAEETTTSVEFMVDMNDLIENEGFDPNSESVILISSENAMGAEEQILNDEDHDGIYTLALADLNLGSAIEFKFGINETENGREEFPNSDRLRAYLVKEGENQVLNTYNQLGSNITANELEIDTKNQFQIYPNPAKESIYIKWNDQATENLSYQVLEMSGRVKIVGRFENDESSINIQSLSTGLYFLQLKNGNEMISKKFLVD
- a CDS encoding TPM domain-containing protein; translation: MKNIYFSIIALFLATSVFAQDEIPSRPNPPKLVNDLTNTLNKGEQQQLERKLVAYNDSTSTQVAILIVPTYGQYDPNQFGVEVFDKWKIGEAGKDNGLLITVAMQDKKMFINTGYGLEDVVPDGAASTIINEYMKPAFRNNNYYKGLDEATTIIFDLAAGKYTADKIADNDAGKGIGLGAFLIFFFIIITIISRIRRVRNHHMGGGSMGMLTLMMLLGSGGRSHGGSFGDFNSGGGSFGGGGGGFGGFGGGMTGGGGAGGSW